In Streptomyces sp. NBC_01426, one genomic interval encodes:
- a CDS encoding tyrosine-protein phosphatase: MSRARIRLATAVLAAALAAGTLPAAAYAAPSPGAATGTAAVTGTAASAERYRPSAETIRQIPLQGAVNVRDLGGYRTWTGGQVRQGLVYRSDALGRLTPADLITVSGLGLRKVVDFRIPMEVQYDGADKLPAGLVSTARPVSDLGLYATLVGAIASGDPATQEQMLGGGRAEAYMRDIYRTFVTSPENRAQFATTLREIADGGQGPLLYHCTSGKDRTGWMSYVLLRALAVPEDTAERDYLASNTFRAAYDAQVRAGLKQSGRMQNPDLLIPLQEVRPDYLAAATARMEADYGGFYGYLTDGLGLDLRTLAKLQARMVR; encoded by the coding sequence ATGAGCCGTGCCCGAATCCGCCTGGCGACCGCGGTACTCGCCGCCGCCCTCGCCGCCGGGACCCTGCCCGCCGCCGCGTACGCCGCACCGTCGCCCGGCGCGGCGACCGGTACCGCCGCGGTCACCGGTACCGCCGCTTCCGCCGAGCGGTACCGCCCGTCGGCGGAAACGATCCGTCAGATCCCCCTCCAGGGCGCGGTCAACGTCCGTGACCTGGGCGGGTACCGCACCTGGACCGGTGGGCAGGTCCGTCAGGGACTGGTCTACCGCTCCGACGCGCTCGGCAGGTTGACCCCGGCCGACCTCATCACCGTCTCCGGCCTCGGCCTGCGCAAGGTCGTCGACTTCCGCATCCCGATGGAGGTCCAGTACGACGGCGCCGACAAGCTGCCCGCCGGACTCGTCTCCACCGCCCGCCCCGTCAGCGACCTGGGCCTGTACGCGACCCTGGTCGGCGCGATCGCCAGCGGGGACCCCGCCACGCAGGAGCAGATGCTCGGCGGCGGTCGCGCGGAGGCCTACATGCGCGACATCTACCGCACGTTCGTGACGAGCCCCGAGAACCGGGCGCAGTTCGCGACCACCCTGCGGGAGATCGCCGACGGCGGGCAGGGCCCGCTGCTGTACCACTGCACCTCGGGCAAGGACCGCACGGGCTGGATGAGTTACGTCCTGCTGCGCGCCCTCGCCGTTCCCGAGGACACCGCCGAGCGCGACTACCTCGCCTCGAACACCTTCCGCGCGGCGTACGACGCCCAGGTGCGGGCCGGCCTCAAGCAGTCGGGCCGGATGCAGAACCCGGACCTGCTGATCCCGCTCCAGGAGGTCCGGCCGGACTACCTCGCCGCCGCGACCGCCCGCATGGAGGCGGACTACGGCGGCTTCTACGGCTACCTCACGGACGGCCTCGGCCTGGACCTGCGGACGCTGGCGAAGCTCCAGGCCAGGATGGTCCGGTAG
- a CDS encoding NAD(P)H-dependent flavin oxidoreductase has translation METAFTRLVGVRHPIVQTGMGWVAGPRLVSAAANAGALGILASATMTTEQLRAAIHEVKSRTDAPFGVNLRADAGDAVERVRLIVDEGVRVASFALAPSKELIARLKDAGVVVVPSIGARRHAEKVAAWGADAVIVQGGEGGGHTGDVATTVLLPQVVDAVDIPVIAAGGFHDGRGLVAALSYGAAGIAMGTRFLLTSDSTVPDAVKAEYLKATVRDVTVTTAVDGLPHRMLRSELVTSLERAGRARALAKAVRHAAGFRKLSGLSWPQMVRDGLAMKHGKELSWSQVLLAANTPMLLKASMVEGRTDLGVMASGQVAGVIEDLPSCAELVARVMAEAHTVLDRLHDPGPPHSLGTLPPPG, from the coding sequence ATGGAAACGGCATTCACCAGGCTGGTCGGGGTCCGCCACCCGATCGTGCAGACGGGCATGGGCTGGGTGGCCGGCCCCCGACTGGTGTCGGCGGCGGCGAACGCGGGGGCGCTGGGGATCCTGGCCTCGGCGACGATGACGACGGAGCAGTTGCGTGCGGCGATCCACGAGGTGAAGTCCCGTACGGACGCCCCGTTCGGGGTCAATCTGCGCGCGGACGCCGGGGACGCCGTCGAGCGGGTCCGGCTGATCGTCGACGAGGGGGTCCGGGTCGCCTCGTTCGCCCTCGCCCCGTCGAAGGAGCTGATCGCCCGGCTCAAGGACGCGGGCGTGGTCGTCGTCCCCTCGATCGGGGCCCGGCGGCACGCCGAGAAGGTCGCCGCCTGGGGCGCCGACGCGGTGATCGTGCAGGGCGGCGAGGGCGGCGGGCACACCGGGGACGTGGCCACGACGGTGCTGCTGCCGCAGGTGGTGGACGCGGTGGACATCCCGGTGATCGCCGCGGGCGGTTTCCACGACGGTCGCGGCCTGGTCGCCGCGCTGTCGTACGGGGCGGCGGGCATCGCCATGGGCACCCGCTTCCTGCTCACCTCGGACTCCACCGTCCCGGACGCCGTCAAGGCCGAGTACCTGAAGGCCACGGTCAGGGACGTCACCGTCACCACCGCCGTCGACGGGCTGCCGCACCGGATGCTCCGCAGCGAGCTGGTCACCTCCCTGGAGCGGGCGGGCCGCGCGCGGGCCCTCGCCAAGGCGGTGCGGCACGCGGCCGGCTTCCGGAAGCTGTCGGGGCTGTCCTGGCCGCAGATGGTGCGCGACGGCCTGGCGATGAAACACGGCAAGGAGCTGTCCTGGAGCCAGGTCCTGCTCGCCGCGAACACCCCCATGCTCCTCAAGGCGTCCATGGTCGAGGGCCGTACGGACCTCGGCGTCATGGCATCGGGCCAGGTCGCGGGCGTGATCGAGGATCTTCCGTCGTGTGCGGAACTCGTCGCCCGGGTCATGGCCGAGGCCCACACCGTGCTGGACCGACTGCACGACCCGGGCCCCCCGCACTCGCTCGGCACCCTGCCACCACCAGGGTGA
- a CDS encoding CoA-transferase subunit beta produces MSTASEATAGVSRAEYCVIACAEAWRGDGEVLASPMGLIPSFGARLAKRTFSPDLLLTDGEATLVGLDGTPEGWLPYRRHLTMVTGGRRHVMMGASQIDRYGNQNISCVGDWERPTRQLLGVRGAPVNTLNNPVSYWIPKHSRRVFVERVDMVCGVGYDRAEAAGATRFHRLPRVVSDLGVFDFAGPDHAMRLVSVHPGVSVEQVREATGFELAIAGEVPYTREPTPEELRLIREVVDPKGLRDREVRV; encoded by the coding sequence GTGAGCACAGCGTCAGAGGCCACCGCGGGCGTCAGTCGCGCCGAGTACTGCGTGATCGCCTGCGCCGAGGCGTGGCGGGGCGACGGCGAGGTGCTCGCCTCCCCGATGGGTCTGATCCCGTCCTTCGGGGCCCGTCTCGCGAAGCGGACCTTCTCCCCCGACCTGCTGTTGACCGACGGTGAGGCCACGCTGGTCGGGCTCGACGGGACGCCCGAGGGCTGGCTGCCGTACCGCCGTCACCTCACGATGGTCACCGGCGGCCGGCGGCACGTGATGATGGGCGCGAGCCAGATCGACCGGTACGGCAACCAGAACATCTCTTGCGTGGGGGACTGGGAGCGGCCGACCCGCCAGCTCCTCGGGGTGCGCGGGGCGCCCGTCAACACCCTCAACAATCCGGTGAGTTACTGGATCCCGAAGCATTCCCGCCGGGTGTTCGTGGAGCGGGTCGACATGGTCTGCGGCGTCGGCTACGACCGCGCGGAGGCGGCCGGGGCGACCCGCTTCCACCGCTTGCCGCGCGTGGTGAGCGATCTCGGGGTCTTCGACTTCGCCGGCCCGGACCACGCCATGCGCCTGGTGTCGGTGCATCCGGGCGTGAGCGTCGAGCAGGTCCGGGAGGCCACCGGTTTCGAGCTCGCGATCGCCGGCGAGGTCCCGTACACCCGGGAGCCGACGCCGGAGGAACTGCGGCTGATCCGCGAGGTCGTCGACCCCAAGGGGCTGCGCGACCGGGAAGTGCGGGTCTGA
- a CDS encoding CoA transferase subunit A: MSGTAASDKVMSPEEVVGRLRSGMTVGIGGWGSRRKPMALVRALLRSEITDLTVVSYGGPDVGLLAAAGRIRRLVTPFVTLDSIPLEPHYRAARERGAFALTELDEAMFMWGLHAAANRLPFLPVRAGLGSDVMRVNPNLRTVTSPYEDGEEFVAVPALRMDAALVHLNRADRLGNAQYLGPDPYFDDLFCEAADAAYVSCERLVETAELSKAGPPQSLLVSRHSVTGVVETPNGAHFTSCVPDHDRDEPFQKLYASTPWPEFAARFLSGASEHDYQSAVRTWHEEQQ; encoded by the coding sequence ATGAGCGGCACAGCGGCGTCGGACAAGGTGATGTCCCCCGAGGAGGTGGTCGGGCGGCTGCGCAGCGGGATGACCGTCGGCATCGGCGGCTGGGGGTCGCGGCGCAAGCCCATGGCCCTGGTACGGGCACTGCTCCGATCCGAGATCACCGATCTCACCGTGGTCTCGTACGGCGGCCCCGACGTCGGCCTGCTGGCCGCCGCGGGTCGGATCCGCCGGCTCGTCACGCCCTTCGTCACCCTCGACTCGATCCCGCTGGAGCCGCACTACCGGGCGGCCCGCGAGCGCGGCGCCTTCGCCCTCACCGAGCTCGACGAGGCCATGTTCATGTGGGGGCTGCACGCCGCCGCCAACCGGCTGCCCTTCCTGCCCGTCCGCGCCGGTCTCGGCTCCGACGTCATGCGGGTCAACCCGAACCTGCGGACCGTGACCTCCCCGTACGAGGACGGCGAGGAGTTCGTCGCCGTCCCCGCGCTGCGCATGGACGCCGCGCTCGTCCACCTCAACCGCGCCGACCGCCTCGGCAACGCCCAGTACCTGGGCCCCGACCCGTACTTCGACGACCTGTTCTGCGAGGCCGCGGACGCCGCGTACGTCTCCTGCGAGCGGCTCGTCGAGACCGCCGAGCTGTCCAAGGCCGGTCCGCCACAGTCCCTGCTGGTCAGCCGGCATTCCGTCACCGGGGTGGTGGAGACCCCGAACGGCGCGCACTTCACCTCCTGCGTGCCCGACCACGACCGCGACGAGCCCTTCCAGAAGCTGTACGCGAGCACCCCCTGGCCCGAGTTCGCCGCCCGGTTCCTCTCCGGCGCGAGCGAGCACGACTACCAGTCCGCCGTGCGGACCTGGCACGAGGAGCAGCAGTGA
- a CDS encoding enoyl-CoA hydratase family protein has protein sequence MGVSTSGPDKGIALVTVDFPPVNALPVHGWYELADALRAAGRDPDVRCVVLAAEGRGFNAGVDIKEMQRDTGHDALIGANRGCYEAFAAVYECEVPVVAAVNGFCLGGGIGLVGNADAIVASDDAVFGLPELDRGALGAATHLARLVPQHLMRTLYYTSRTVGAAELHAHGSVWKVVPPAGLRAAALELAAEIARKDGLLIRLAKAAINGIDPVDVRRSYRFEQGFTFEANLSGVADRVRDTFGKADEA, from the coding sequence ATGGGTGTCTCCACCTCCGGCCCCGACAAGGGCATCGCACTCGTCACAGTCGACTTCCCGCCCGTCAACGCTCTGCCCGTACACGGCTGGTACGAGCTGGCCGACGCCCTGCGCGCCGCCGGCCGCGACCCCGACGTCCGGTGCGTCGTCCTCGCCGCCGAGGGCCGGGGCTTCAACGCCGGCGTGGACATCAAGGAGATGCAGCGCGACACCGGTCACGACGCCCTGATCGGCGCCAACCGGGGCTGCTACGAGGCCTTCGCCGCCGTGTACGAGTGCGAGGTCCCCGTCGTGGCCGCCGTGAACGGCTTCTGCCTGGGCGGCGGGATCGGCCTGGTCGGCAACGCCGACGCGATCGTCGCCTCCGACGACGCCGTCTTCGGGCTGCCGGAACTGGACCGGGGCGCGCTCGGCGCGGCCACGCACCTGGCCCGCCTCGTCCCCCAACACCTGATGCGCACCCTGTACTACACCTCGCGGACGGTCGGCGCCGCCGAACTGCACGCGCACGGTTCGGTGTGGAAGGTGGTCCCGCCCGCCGGGCTGCGGGCGGCGGCGCTGGAACTCGCCGCCGAGATCGCCCGCAAGGACGGCCTGCTGATCCGGCTGGCCAAGGCCGCCATCAACGGCATCGACCCCGTGGACGTGCGGCGCAGCTACCGCTTCGAGCAGGGCTTCACCTTCGAGGCCAATCTCAGCGGTGTCGCCGACCGGGTCCGCGACACCTTCGGAAAGGCGGACGAGGCATGA
- a CDS encoding SDR family oxidoreductase, whose translation MELNGRVVVVTGGTRGVGAGIARSFLAAGAEVLVCARRPPDEPVAAAGRTAAFTALDLRDPAAVTEFFAAAAHRYGRLDCLVNNAGGTPYRLLGEGDAERHARVVELNLVAPMTASLAAYPWLRDSHGSVVMIGSVSGTRPSPGTAAYGAAKAGLENLARSMAVEWAPEVRVNSLLLGMVRTELSHLHYGDEAGIAAVGATVPLGRLADPTDVGEAAVFLAGDRAGYVSGASLLVHGGGERPAFLDAATVNKEN comes from the coding sequence ATGGAGCTCAACGGGAGGGTCGTCGTCGTCACCGGCGGAACCCGGGGCGTCGGCGCCGGCATCGCGCGGTCGTTCCTCGCGGCCGGCGCGGAGGTGCTCGTCTGCGCCCGCCGACCACCGGACGAACCGGTGGCCGCGGCGGGCCGGACGGCCGCCTTCACGGCGCTCGACCTGCGCGATCCGGCCGCCGTGACGGAGTTCTTCGCGGCGGCCGCGCACCGGTACGGGCGGCTCGACTGCCTGGTGAACAACGCGGGCGGCACCCCGTACCGGCTGCTGGGGGAGGGCGACGCCGAACGGCACGCGCGGGTCGTCGAACTGAACCTGGTGGCCCCCATGACCGCCTCACTGGCGGCGTACCCGTGGCTGCGGGACTCGCACGGCTCGGTCGTGATGATCGGAAGCGTCAGCGGCACCCGCCCCTCGCCCGGCACGGCCGCCTACGGCGCCGCCAAGGCGGGACTGGAGAACCTGGCCCGATCGATGGCCGTGGAGTGGGCGCCCGAGGTACGGGTCAACTCGCTGCTCCTCGGCATGGTGCGCACCGAACTGTCCCACCTGCACTACGGGGACGAGGCCGGGATCGCCGCGGTCGGCGCGACCGTGCCGCTGGGACGACTGGCCGACCCGACGGACGTGGGCGAGGCGGCGGTGTTCCTCGCCGGAGACCGGGCCGGATACGTGAGCGGCGCGAGCCTGCTCGTGCACGGGGGCGGCGAACGCCCGGCCTTCCTGGACGCGGCGACTGTCAACAAGGAGAACTGA
- a CDS encoding SDR family oxidoreductase: MGLAEGRVVIVTGAGRGLGRAHALAFAAEGAKVVVNDLGVGLDGLPGPDGPAARVVEEIRALGGEALAHGGDIATSRGAASLVADAVATFGRLDTLVNNAGFLRDRMLVNLDEDDWDAVMRVHLKGHFLPLKHAAAHWRAQAKAGRPVAARVVNTSSGAGLLGSVGQGNYSAAKAGILGLTLVAAEEMGRYGVQVNAIAPAARTRMTEETFARTMAAPAAGEFDAMAPENVSPLVVWLGSDASAGVNGRVFEAEGGRITVMEGWRPGPTAERGERWTPAEAGEAATKLLSAAEAPQPVYGAR, translated from the coding sequence ATGGGACTTGCCGAAGGACGTGTGGTCATCGTGACGGGCGCGGGTCGGGGGCTGGGCCGCGCCCACGCGCTGGCCTTCGCGGCGGAAGGGGCGAAGGTGGTCGTCAACGACCTGGGGGTCGGGCTCGACGGGCTGCCCGGCCCGGACGGTCCGGCGGCCCGGGTCGTCGAGGAGATCCGCGCGCTGGGCGGGGAGGCGCTGGCGCACGGCGGGGACATCGCCACCTCGCGGGGCGCGGCCTCGCTCGTCGCGGACGCCGTCGCCACCTTCGGGCGGCTGGACACCCTGGTCAACAACGCCGGTTTCCTGCGGGACCGGATGCTGGTCAACCTGGACGAGGACGACTGGGACGCGGTGATGCGCGTGCACCTGAAGGGGCACTTCCTGCCCCTCAAGCACGCCGCCGCGCACTGGCGGGCGCAGGCGAAGGCGGGCCGGCCCGTCGCGGCGCGGGTGGTCAACACCTCCTCGGGCGCGGGACTGCTCGGATCGGTGGGGCAGGGCAACTACAGCGCGGCCAAGGCCGGGATCCTCGGCCTGACGCTGGTCGCGGCGGAGGAGATGGGCCGGTACGGAGTCCAGGTCAACGCCATCGCCCCGGCGGCCCGCACCCGGATGACGGAGGAGACCTTCGCCCGGACCATGGCGGCGCCGGCGGCCGGGGAGTTCGACGCGATGGCCCCGGAGAACGTGTCGCCGCTGGTGGTGTGGCTGGGCTCGGACGCCTCGGCCGGGGTGAACGGCCGGGTCTTCGAGGCGGAGGGCGGCCGGATCACGGTCATGGAGGGCTGGCGGCCGGGCCCGACGGCGGAGCGCGGCGAACGCTGGACCCCGGCGGAGGCGGGGGAGGCGGCGACGAAGCTCCTGTCGGCAGCGGAGGCACCACAGCCGGTGTACGGGGCGCGGTAG
- a CDS encoding helix-turn-helix domain-containing protein has protein sequence MVNIRNLDPSASPLDYYGSELRRLREEAGLKQGQLGDIIFCAGSLVGQIETARKVPTRAFSDRVDAALVTGGVFSRLVGLVLRSQLPSWFQAYAEMEAKAAYISSFQAQLVYGLLQTEEYARALLGVDRPGQVDELLAARMERQQILKRDNPPALWVVLAEAVLHQEVGGRPVMRDQLAHLLTFLDHPWVKIQVLPFSIGQHTGMMGPFNLLRFDSDPDLFYEEGYADGYMTANPSVIRERSVGYARLQAAALSPEGSTQLIARVMEERYGDKPEPDGRGVA, from the coding sequence GTGGTCAACATCCGCAACCTCGACCCCAGCGCATCGCCGCTGGACTACTACGGCTCCGAACTGCGCCGCCTGAGGGAGGAGGCCGGGCTCAAACAGGGGCAGCTCGGCGACATCATCTTCTGCGCGGGCTCCCTGGTCGGACAGATCGAGACGGCGAGGAAGGTACCCACCCGCGCGTTCTCGGACCGGGTGGACGCGGCGCTGGTGACGGGCGGGGTGTTCTCCCGGCTGGTGGGGCTGGTGCTGAGGAGCCAGTTGCCAAGCTGGTTCCAGGCGTACGCGGAGATGGAGGCCAAGGCGGCGTACATCTCCTCCTTCCAGGCGCAGTTGGTGTACGGGCTGTTGCAGACGGAGGAGTATGCGCGAGCCCTGCTCGGTGTGGACCGCCCGGGCCAAGTCGACGAGCTGTTGGCGGCCCGAATGGAACGGCAGCAAATCCTGAAGCGGGACAACCCGCCCGCCCTGTGGGTGGTGCTCGCCGAGGCGGTGTTGCACCAAGAGGTCGGCGGGCGACCGGTCATGCGGGACCAACTTGCACACCTGTTGACCTTCCTCGACCATCCCTGGGTGAAGATCCAGGTGCTGCCCTTCTCGATCGGGCAGCACACGGGAATGATGGGCCCCTTCAACCTCCTGCGCTTCGACAGCGACCCTGACCTGTTCTACGAAGAGGGCTATGCGGACGGGTACATGACCGCCAACCCTTCAGTGATCAGGGAGCGTTCGGTCGGATACGCTCGATTGCAGGCCGCAGCCCTCTCGCCCGAAGGCTCGACCCAGCTGATCGCCCGCGTAATGGAGGAGCGCTATGGGGACAAGCCCGAACCTGACGGACGCGGTGTGGCGTAA
- a CDS encoding DUF397 domain-containing protein gives MGTSPNLTDAVWRKSSYSGTTGGDCVECTPLGASAWRKSSYSGSGGGDCVEVASQPCLVAVRDSKDPDGPVFTVGRAAFAAFVGAL, from the coding sequence ATGGGGACAAGCCCGAACCTGACGGACGCGGTGTGGCGTAAGTCGTCGTACAGCGGAACCACCGGCGGCGACTGCGTCGAGTGCACCCCCCTCGGCGCCTCCGCCTGGCGTAAGTCCAGCTACAGCGGCTCCGGCGGCGGCGACTGCGTCGAGGTCGCCTCCCAGCCCTGCCTGGTCGCCGTGCGGGACTCCAAGGACCCCGACGGCCCCGTCTTCACCGTCGGCCGCGCCGCCTTCGCCGCCTTCGTCGGGGCCCTGTAG